A region from the Salicibibacter cibarius genome encodes:
- a CDS encoding NAD(P)-dependent oxidoreductase — MKKIGFIGLGNMGMPMSENLLDAGYDVYGVDVNHEAEARFEKAGGQIGRSMDDLAKSCDAIITSLPSVAAYESVYLGEGGLIRNSHKNILLLDTSTVAPESNKKVAEVANEEAIRFLQTPVSGGVVGAVNRTLTFMAGGPKEIFDEASVLMHELGEDIFHIDERIESGTLTKLINNLFIGFYTAGVSEALALAKKQNMDLDSLFDVLSVSYGQSRIYERNYKTFIANEAYDPGFTLNLLRKDLNFVKETMTREDLHLPVTDVLLQVYEEAEEAGLGAKDMAVLYEHVGKQDISFEAKKERIK, encoded by the coding sequence ATGAAAAAGATCGGTTTTATCGGACTTGGTAATATGGGAATGCCGATGTCGGAAAACCTGTTGGATGCCGGCTACGATGTATATGGGGTTGACGTGAACCATGAAGCAGAGGCGCGTTTTGAAAAAGCGGGTGGCCAAATCGGACGCTCGATGGATGATTTGGCAAAATCCTGTGATGCAATTATTACGAGTTTGCCTTCGGTGGCAGCCTATGAATCTGTGTATCTCGGGGAAGGCGGATTAATTCGAAATAGCCATAAGAACATTCTGCTTCTGGATACGAGTACCGTTGCTCCGGAAAGCAATAAAAAAGTAGCCGAGGTAGCGAATGAAGAGGCAATACGATTTTTACAGACGCCGGTGAGCGGGGGTGTCGTTGGGGCTGTGAATCGGACATTGACGTTCATGGCAGGCGGCCCCAAGGAAATTTTTGACGAAGCTTCTGTGCTCATGCATGAGCTTGGCGAGGATATTTTTCACATCGACGAACGAATCGAAAGCGGGACACTGACTAAACTGATCAACAATTTGTTCATCGGTTTTTATACTGCAGGTGTCAGTGAAGCGCTCGCCCTTGCCAAAAAACAAAACATGGATCTTGATTCACTTTTTGACGTGTTAAGTGTTAGCTACGGCCAAAGCCGCATCTATGAACGGAACTATAAAACATTTATCGCCAACGAGGCTTACGACCCCGGTTTTACATTGAATCTATTGCGTAAAGATTTAAATTTTGTAAAAGAAACAATGACGCGGGAAGATCTGCACTTGCCAGTGACAGATGTGCTATTGCAAGTGTATGAAGAAGCGGAAGAGGCAGGTCTTGGAGCAAAAGATATGGCTGTTCTCTATGAGCATGTTGGCAAACAAGATATCTCATTTGAGGCGAAAAAGGAGCGGATAAAATGA
- a CDS encoding CoA-acylating methylmalonate-semialdehyde dehydrogenase, which translates to MITDEKVMRNSINGEWVDSEGGVTESVPNPATGEAIATVPISTAADVDRAAEAAKEAYESWSLVPVPDRARYMFKYLQLLNENREELGEIITLENGKTLKDAHGEVQRGIEVVELATSAPNLMMGDALPQIARGIDGSVWRYPLGVVAGITPFNFPMMVPLWMFPLAIACGNTFVLKTSERTPILAERLVELFYEAGFPKGVLNLVHGAKDVVNRVLTQPDIEAISFVGSEPVAKHVYETGTAHGKRVQALAGAKNHAVVMPGCHMEKTIEGVIGSAFGSSGQRCMACSVVAVVDDIADEFMEKLTAATKDLKVGDGRYEENFVGPVIRETHKERVLGYIDQGVQEGADLVVDGRDKGAEKEQGYYVGATIFDNVNTDMTIWQDEIFAPVLSVVRVRDLDEAIAVTNSSRFANGAVIYTSNGKEAQTFRDRIDAGLIGVNVNVPAPMAFFAFAGNKASFYGDLGTNGKDGVQFYTRKKVVTERWY; encoded by the coding sequence ATGATCACGGATGAAAAAGTTATGCGCAATTCGATCAACGGTGAATGGGTCGATTCGGAAGGTGGCGTCACCGAGTCGGTTCCAAACCCGGCGACTGGGGAAGCAATCGCCACGGTACCGATCTCAACAGCAGCAGATGTTGACCGTGCGGCGGAAGCAGCGAAAGAAGCCTATGAAAGCTGGTCATTGGTGCCGGTGCCTGACCGTGCGCGCTATATGTTCAAGTATCTACAGCTTCTAAACGAAAACCGGGAAGAACTGGGCGAGATCATCACGCTAGAAAATGGAAAAACGTTAAAAGATGCCCACGGCGAGGTGCAAAGAGGCATTGAAGTCGTGGAACTCGCTACATCAGCACCCAATTTGATGATGGGGGATGCGCTTCCGCAAATCGCGCGTGGCATTGACGGGTCCGTTTGGCGCTACCCTCTCGGTGTCGTCGCGGGCATTACACCGTTTAATTTTCCAATGATGGTGCCTCTGTGGATGTTCCCGTTAGCAATCGCTTGCGGCAATACGTTTGTTTTAAAAACATCGGAGCGAACACCGATTTTAGCGGAACGACTCGTGGAATTGTTTTATGAAGCAGGGTTTCCGAAAGGCGTGTTAAACCTCGTTCACGGCGCAAAAGATGTTGTGAACCGTGTGTTGACCCAACCGGATATCGAGGCGATTTCGTTCGTTGGTTCCGAACCGGTTGCCAAACACGTCTATGAAACCGGCACCGCCCATGGCAAGCGTGTGCAAGCATTGGCCGGAGCGAAAAATCACGCGGTCGTTATGCCGGGCTGTCACATGGAAAAAACGATCGAAGGGGTTATCGGCTCAGCGTTTGGCAGTAGCGGTCAACGCTGCATGGCTTGTTCGGTCGTGGCCGTTGTCGATGACATTGCCGATGAATTTATGGAGAAGCTCACCGCCGCGACAAAAGATTTGAAAGTCGGGGACGGAAGATATGAAGAAAACTTCGTCGGTCCGGTCATTCGGGAGACGCATAAAGAGCGGGTCCTCGGGTATATTGACCAAGGCGTACAGGAAGGCGCAGATCTCGTCGTTGATGGGCGCGATAAAGGAGCGGAAAAAGAACAAGGCTATTACGTCGGTGCCACGATTTTTGACAATGTGAATACCGACATGACAATCTGGCAAGATGAAATATTCGCGCCGGTGCTTAGCGTTGTGCGCGTCCGTGATCTTGATGAGGCAATCGCGGTCACGAACAGCTCGCGGTTTGCAAACGGAGCGGTCATTTATACGTCAAACGGAAAAGAGGCGCAAACGTTTCGCGATCGCATCGATGCCGGCTTGATCGGCGTCAACGTCAACGTACCCGCGCCGATGGCATTCTTTGCCTTTGCCGGTAACAAAGCATCGTTCTATGGGGACTTGGGCACAAACGGGAAAGACGGCGTGCAATTTTATACGAGGAAGAAAGTCGTGACAGAGCGGTGGTATTAA
- a CDS encoding sodium:solute symporter family transporter — protein MEETYQLSNPVLGIVVVLVTFVLFYVVSYVSNRKQTTVGDLYIAGGKVGAFTNGLAMSSSYMSLATFLGITALILELQMPLIILWIQLIVAIPLITIIYGTSLRRMGVTSPTHFIRERYGVKACIIAAVFMIIVSIMYALGQMIGVAAAFETLLGVPYIAGLFVGGLIIVGYITIGGMSGATTNAAIQMVIIALMFIIPLGAIMKALGGSGWFFPPLLYSDMVPAMLEAFPSFFDYEFPTKWFIALIPAITIGALGLPHLAMRVYTSSSLRSARSAMVWYAFVTGLVFSATYAMGFVGVYATETQGLFIEAGDADRLTMILNIVYNPEWVAALVIAGAIAAGVSTLSGNLLSIGALLSQDIIATLKPELTEKAKVRMGYLAIFLGGVASILLGINPPEFLTISIFWAFGLAGVTIAPLIIMGVWWKETNRYGAIAASSIGGIVYILLSPFVAPSLVLTDHGVTNEMGISGAMFAVPLSFIILIVVSYVTNRMPSLADKLTTKEDHELIERIHGWKDVQAYRYNSKLGPVIALVLSFAVGIWALFPWGM, from the coding sequence ATGGAGGAAACCTATCAATTATCAAATCCAGTATTGGGGATAGTCGTTGTATTGGTAACATTTGTTTTATTTTATGTGGTAAGTTATGTTTCTAATCGAAAACAAACTACTGTAGGAGATTTATACATTGCCGGTGGGAAAGTAGGCGCATTTACAAATGGTTTGGCTATGTCGTCCAGTTATATGAGTCTTGCTACCTTTTTAGGCATTACAGCCCTTATTCTTGAACTGCAAATGCCGTTAATTATTTTGTGGATTCAGCTAATCGTTGCCATCCCACTAATTACGATTATTTACGGTACGAGCCTACGAAGGATGGGGGTGACTTCTCCAACGCACTTTATTCGTGAACGGTATGGTGTTAAAGCTTGTATTATAGCTGCTGTGTTTATGATTATTGTCTCTATTATGTATGCGCTTGGACAAATGATCGGTGTTGCGGCTGCTTTTGAAACGCTTTTAGGTGTTCCATATATTGCAGGACTTTTTGTAGGCGGGCTTATTATTGTCGGATATATAACCATTGGAGGGATGTCAGGAGCGACAACGAATGCAGCTATTCAAATGGTAATTATTGCGCTCATGTTTATCATCCCTCTTGGAGCGATTATGAAAGCGTTAGGGGGATCCGGTTGGTTTTTTCCGCCTCTATTATACTCAGATATGGTCCCAGCTATGTTAGAAGCGTTCCCAAGTTTTTTTGACTATGAATTTCCAACAAAGTGGTTTATTGCGCTTATTCCGGCAATTACAATTGGGGCTTTGGGACTTCCTCATTTAGCTATGAGGGTTTATACTTCATCTAGTTTAAGAAGTGCGAGGTCGGCAATGGTTTGGTACGCTTTTGTTACCGGTTTAGTGTTTTCAGCTACGTACGCAATGGGATTTGTTGGCGTTTATGCTACTGAAACGCAAGGGTTATTTATTGAAGCCGGAGATGCTGATAGGTTGACGATGATCCTAAACATTGTGTATAACCCTGAATGGGTTGCGGCCTTAGTTATTGCCGGAGCTATTGCTGCAGGTGTCTCAACATTGAGCGGAAATCTTTTGTCAATTGGAGCTTTATTATCGCAAGATATTATAGCAACGCTTAAACCGGAATTGACGGAGAAAGCTAAAGTCCGTATGGGTTATTTAGCCATATTTTTAGGAGGAGTCGCTAGTATTCTCCTAGGTATAAATCCACCGGAATTCCTTACGATCAGTATATTCTGGGCTTTTGGCTTAGCCGGAGTAACCATTGCTCCACTCATAATAATGGGAGTATGGTGGAAGGAAACGAATCGCTATGGTGCAATAGCAGCTTCATCTATCGGCGGTATTGTTTACATTCTTCTATCGCCGTTCGTTGCTCCAAGTCTGGTTCTTACCGACCATGGTGTTACAAATGAGATGGGGATATCCGGTGCGATGTTTGCAGTTCCCTTAAGTTTTATTATTCTGATCGTTGTTTCCTATGTGACTAATCGCATGCCAAGTCTTGCGGATAAATTGACGACGAAAGAAGATCATGAATTAATCGAACGTATACATGGGTGGAAGGATGTACAAGCTTATCGCTATAACAGTAAACTTGGCCCAGTGATTGCGTTAGTGCTTAGTTTTGCTGTTGGTATATGGGCGCTTTTCCCTTGGGGTATGTAG
- a CDS encoding YIP1 family protein: MIGKMIVLERDAYQTFMESQKASKYSRATLVMVGVMYGVMAVMVNLQFLSGFNSLFLGLVIAPLLLIALGLLTAVVTKFGLTLLLWAGARAFGGPGRMKEVNQIVSISLLPGLLSAPILMEVDVPNLGLILVIIGLFFGIGWMYLICVRIIETTQQFSKTKAYLSVLASFVFFTSVYYLVLPVPTL, translated from the coding sequence TTGATTGGAAAAATGATAGTATTGGAGCGCGATGCATATCAAACGTTCATGGAGAGTCAAAAAGCATCGAAATACAGTCGAGCAACATTAGTTATGGTGGGTGTTATGTATGGTGTGATGGCTGTTATGGTTAATCTCCAATTTCTATCCGGTTTCAATTCCCTATTTTTGGGGCTTGTCATTGCACCACTTTTATTAATAGCACTGGGCTTATTAACGGCGGTTGTTACTAAATTTGGTTTGACCCTACTTCTTTGGGCCGGTGCACGTGCATTTGGTGGACCCGGGCGAATGAAGGAGGTAAATCAAATTGTTTCAATCTCTCTTCTTCCAGGACTTTTAAGTGCCCCAATCCTTATGGAAGTCGATGTACCGAATTTAGGATTAATTTTGGTAATCATAGGACTTTTCTTTGGGATCGGTTGGATGTATCTCATTTGTGTCAGAATAATAGAAACGACGCAACAATTCTCAAAGACCAAAGCTTATCTTTCAGTATTAGCTTCTTTTGTATTTTTTACGAGTGTGTATTATCTCGTTTTACCAGTCCCGACTTTATAA
- a CDS encoding MaoC/PaaZ C-terminal domain-containing protein, which translates to MKYEQMEINNIYKTATYTVTKEEIYNFALKFDPQYMHTDDEKANKSIFGGVIASGLHTLSISWKLWVDMNLIGEDIIGGVRMDHEFLKPVYPGDILTVEARIIDKQDHNYKKDRGYISILLNTYNQDKKIVMNLNFLGLIKRGY; encoded by the coding sequence ATGAAATATGAGCAAATGGAGATAAATAACATTTATAAAACCGCAACTTATACGGTGACAAAAGAGGAAATATACAACTTTGCTTTAAAATTTGATCCCCAATATATGCATACTGATGATGAGAAAGCAAACAAAAGTATTTTCGGAGGGGTAATCGCTTCAGGACTTCACACCTTGAGTATCAGTTGGAAACTATGGGTTGATATGAATTTGATTGGGGAAGATATCATTGGTGGAGTTAGGATGGACCATGAGTTTTTAAAGCCTGTGTACCCGGGAGATATATTAACCGTAGAGGCACGTATTATCGACAAGCAAGATCATAATTACAAGAAAGATAGAGGCTATATTTCAATTTTATTAAACACTTATAATCAAGATAAAAAAATAGTTATGAATTTAAATTTTCTTGGGTTGATAAAAAGGGGTTATTAA
- a CDS encoding nucleotidyltransferase family protein, whose translation MKLHSEADIIDVIERDRWMMEVLQAVKDLQLPDGWICSGFVRAKIWDTLHDFHKRTPLPDVDVIYFDAGNIDESEEKKREEQLKNVLPLVPWSVKNQARMHLVNGGPPYTSSVDAISKFPETATTLGVRLGVDGRVTLTAPCGVEDVLQGTVRPTPFFRETEERLAVYKERVVKKNWSATWGELDIRNTYNDRA comes from the coding sequence TTGAAGCTTCATAGCGAAGCGGACATTATTGATGTGATTGAACGCGACCGATGGATGATGGAAGTTTTGCAGGCGGTAAAGGATTTGCAGTTGCCTGATGGCTGGATCTGCTCCGGTTTTGTGAGAGCGAAAATCTGGGATACATTGCACGATTTTCATAAGCGAACACCTTTGCCGGACGTGGATGTCATCTATTTTGATGCCGGGAACATCGATGAAAGCGAAGAAAAGAAGCGAGAGGAGCAACTAAAAAATGTGCTTCCTCTCGTTCCTTGGTCCGTGAAAAACCAGGCAAGAATGCACCTTGTGAACGGCGGTCCACCTTACACTTCATCCGTTGACGCGATCTCAAAATTCCCGGAAACGGCAACCACCCTCGGCGTAAGGCTAGGAGTTGATGGGCGTGTGACGCTTACGGCTCCATGCGGAGTGGAGGATGTGCTTCAAGGGACGGTGCGGCCCACACCCTTTTTCAGAGAAACGGAAGAACGGCTTGCTGTGTACAAGGAAAGGGTCGTGAAAAAAAATTGGTCGGCGACGTGGGGAGAGTTGGATATTCGGAATACGTATAACGATCGTGCATAA
- a CDS encoding enoyl-CoA hydratase/isomerase family protein, which translates to MTNEVTFSTNRKGLATITLNRPKALNSLSLDMIVAIGEQLEAWRNDHSVQVIVMDGAGEKGFCAGGDIKTLSEAQNGGESFEKAREFFKEEYRVDLMVKEYPKPIVACLDGVVMGGGVGLTQGASHRVVTARTKWAMPEMNIGFFPDVGAVHLLNQAPGYTGRYLALTSATIKAADVLYIGAAEHYVSELTDLLDKLHEIDWVNKTDPTGKLDDILAEQNSTPEEEAPLASMQEAIDRYFNAGSIEAIVEKLENGDGAFAAETRETLLSKSPVSEKVTLKHMIDSENKSLAETLEMDLVIAVNFLKHDDFYKGVEAVIFKKSQSPDYTYKRLADVSDAKVEQFFEAS; encoded by the coding sequence ATGACAAACGAAGTTACATTTTCAACAAACCGAAAAGGATTGGCAACGATCACATTAAATCGGCCAAAAGCACTGAATTCATTAAGCCTAGACATGATTGTAGCGATCGGGGAGCAGTTGGAAGCTTGGCGCAACGATCATTCCGTCCAAGTGATCGTGATGGATGGTGCCGGGGAAAAAGGTTTCTGCGCCGGCGGTGACATCAAAACGTTATCGGAAGCCCAAAACGGCGGAGAATCCTTCGAGAAAGCAAGGGAATTTTTCAAGGAAGAATATCGTGTGGACCTAATGGTGAAGGAGTACCCGAAACCGATCGTCGCCTGCCTTGATGGCGTCGTTATGGGCGGCGGTGTCGGTCTCACGCAAGGAGCAAGCCACCGGGTTGTTACCGCCCGTACGAAATGGGCGATGCCGGAAATGAACATCGGCTTCTTTCCGGATGTGGGTGCGGTTCATCTTTTAAACCAAGCCCCCGGCTATACCGGTCGTTATCTTGCCTTGACATCGGCAACCATAAAAGCCGCGGACGTGCTCTATATAGGGGCGGCCGAGCATTACGTCTCGGAATTGACGGACTTACTTGATAAGTTGCATGAAATCGATTGGGTGAACAAAACAGATCCAACAGGCAAACTCGATGACATTCTCGCCGAACAAAACAGCACGCCGGAAGAAGAAGCGCCCCTTGCTTCCATGCAAGAAGCGATCGATCGTTATTTTAACGCGGGTTCGATTGAGGCGATCGTGGAAAAATTGGAGAACGGGGACGGGGCATTCGCTGCAGAAACACGAGAAACATTGCTGTCAAAATCACCGGTTTCCGAAAAAGTAACATTGAAACACATGATCGACAGTGAAAACAAATCACTCGCCGAAACGTTAGAGATGGACCTCGTTATTGCCGTAAACTTTTTGAAGCACGACGATTTCTACAAAGGTGTCGAAGCGGTTATTTTCAAAAAGAGCCAAAGCCCAGACTACACGTACAAACGCTTGGCAGATGTGTCAGATGCGAAGGTAGAGCAGTTCTTTGAAGCTTCATAG
- a CDS encoding enoyl-CoA hydratase-related protein, translating into MTSYNYVNVSTESFVTTVEIDHPPANTLSPDSINELRGVFKTLSNDPDTRAILLTGAGRFFVAGADIKKFVDAFDDASKAEAISKAGQDLCEEIEKSKKPVVAAINGAALGGGLEVAMACHYRFAAEDAVLGLPELKLGLIPSFGGTQRLRRYLGSARAMEFILTSKNMKANEAADLGLVQRVVPGESVRADAHVFAEQLIEGKSMTSIERAVTAIMNGVDGSTEDGLELERQFFGELFCSDDGKEGVRAFIDKRTPDFRHS; encoded by the coding sequence ATGACGAGCTACAATTATGTAAACGTATCCACGGAATCTTTTGTCACGACGGTAGAAATCGATCATCCCCCGGCAAATACACTGTCTCCGGACTCCATTAACGAGTTGCGGGGTGTCTTTAAAACATTGTCCAATGATCCAGACACTCGGGCGATCCTTTTGACAGGTGCCGGACGTTTTTTCGTCGCCGGTGCCGACATTAAAAAATTTGTGGACGCGTTTGACGATGCATCGAAAGCCGAAGCCATATCCAAGGCGGGCCAAGACCTTTGCGAGGAGATTGAGAAGTCAAAAAAACCGGTGGTTGCCGCGATTAATGGAGCGGCTTTAGGCGGCGGCCTTGAAGTAGCGATGGCTTGCCACTACCGATTCGCGGCTGAAGACGCTGTCCTGGGGCTACCGGAACTCAAACTCGGTTTAATCCCATCTTTCGGCGGCACGCAACGCTTGCGCCGATATCTAGGCTCGGCGCGGGCCATGGAATTTATTTTGACGAGCAAAAACATGAAAGCAAATGAAGCCGCTGATCTCGGCCTCGTCCAACGTGTCGTTCCGGGCGAATCCGTCCGTGCAGACGCCCACGTTTTTGCAGAGCAACTAATTGAAGGCAAAAGCATGACGAGCATCGAGCGCGCGGTAACTGCGATTATGAATGGTGTGGATGGTTCAACAGAAGATGGTTTGGAACTTGAGCGGCAATTCTTTGGCGAACTCTTTTGCAGCGATGACGGTAAAGAAGGCGTCCGGGCGTTTATCGACAAACGAACCCCTGATTTTAGGCATTCCTAG
- a CDS encoding NAD(P)-dependent oxidoreductase encodes MSKTVGFIGIGVMGKSMGKHILDAGYPLLVYTRTKAKADDLVASGATWKDSVQELASEADIVITMIGYPQDVEDVYFSENGLLAHMKKGATLIDMTTSKPSLAKKIAASAKEQEGAALDAPVSGGDVGARNGKLVIMVGGDEDAYDQSLPLFQVMGENVQHMGPAGSGQHTKMCNQIAVAASMIGAAEAMGYAKHAGLDQEKVLKSISTGAGGSWTLQNLAPRMLQEDFAPGFYVKHFIKDMEIAIEESEQMKEGLPGVELVKALYDKLAEQGEENSGTQSIYKLWE; translated from the coding sequence ATGAGTAAAACGGTCGGGTTTATCGGTATTGGCGTGATGGGGAAAAGCATGGGGAAACATATTTTGGATGCGGGCTATCCGTTGCTCGTCTACACGCGAACGAAAGCGAAAGCGGACGATCTCGTCGCCAGCGGTGCCACCTGGAAAGATTCCGTGCAGGAACTTGCGTCCGAGGCCGACATTGTCATTACGATGATCGGGTATCCGCAAGATGTGGAGGATGTTTATTTTTCAGAAAACGGATTGCTCGCACATATGAAAAAAGGCGCCACGTTGATCGATATGACAACGTCCAAACCGTCTTTGGCAAAAAAAATCGCGGCATCGGCAAAAGAGCAAGAGGGTGCGGCTTTGGACGCCCCTGTTTCCGGCGGTGACGTGGGCGCGCGCAACGGCAAACTTGTGATCATGGTTGGTGGCGACGAAGACGCTTACGATCAGTCCCTACCCTTATTTCAAGTGATGGGGGAAAATGTTCAACACATGGGACCCGCCGGGAGCGGCCAACATACGAAAATGTGTAATCAAATTGCCGTGGCGGCTAGCATGATAGGCGCGGCAGAGGCGATGGGTTATGCAAAACATGCCGGCCTCGACCAGGAAAAAGTATTGAAGAGCATTTCAACGGGTGCCGGCGGCAGCTGGACACTGCAAAATTTGGCACCACGCATGTTGCAAGAAGACTTCGCCCCCGGCTTTTATGTGAAACATTTTATCAAGGATATGGAGATCGCGATCGAAGAGTCCGAACAAATGAAAGAAGGGTTGCCCGGCGTCGAATTGGTGAAAGCTTTGTATGATAAACTCGCTGAGCAAGGGGAAGAAAATAGCGGGACGCAATCGATTTATAAACTATGGGAATAA
- a CDS encoding 3-ketoacyl-ACP reductase — MQSISGKTALITGAGRGIGRALAHAFAREGVHVALMGRTRANVENVAKELETYDVKVLSVQADVSDVGMVKDVVQSVKDTLGKIDILINNAGIGRYGRFLDLSEDDWRSVWDVNVMGVYHVTQAVLPEMIERQAGEIINISSTSGLRGTEGSSAYSASKFAVLGMTESLMREMRRENIRVQAISPSKVITDFASEHNLSDGTEDAEHFMQAEDLADVVISQLKLHPRMFVKNAELWATNPK, encoded by the coding sequence ATGCAATCGATCTCAGGGAAAACAGCACTCATCACCGGAGCGGGGCGTGGCATCGGACGTGCACTTGCCCACGCGTTCGCCCGCGAAGGCGTTCACGTGGCACTCATGGGTAGAACACGTGCGAACGTGGAAAATGTGGCAAAAGAGTTGGAGACATATGATGTTAAAGTGTTGAGCGTCCAAGCGGATGTTTCCGATGTCGGTATGGTGAAAGACGTTGTTCAAAGTGTGAAAGACACGCTCGGGAAGATCGATATCTTGATTAATAATGCCGGTATCGGGAGGTATGGCCGTTTTCTCGACCTCAGCGAAGATGATTGGCGGAGCGTCTGGGATGTGAATGTCATGGGCGTCTATCATGTCACTCAAGCCGTGCTGCCGGAAATGATCGAGCGTCAGGCCGGGGAAATCATCAATATTTCTTCGACATCAGGGCTCCGCGGCACCGAGGGTTCCAGTGCCTACAGCGCTTCGAAGTTCGCTGTGCTTGGGATGACAGAGTCATTAATGAGAGAAATGCGAAGAGAGAATATTCGTGTCCAAGCGATCAGCCCAAGTAAAGTGATCACCGATTTTGCGTCCGAACACAACTTAAGCGACGGAACGGAAGACGCCGAACACTTTATGCAAGCAGAAGACTTGGCGGATGTCGTCATCTCGCAATTGAAACTGCACCCGCGCATGTTCGTGAAAAATGCCGAGTTGTGGGCGACGAATCCGAAGTAA
- a CDS encoding GNAT family N-acetyltransferase: MANIKKGENKFFVGDKEEDPLAEITFESEGSTKLVVDHTYVSEELRGEGVAQALVERMVSFAREEKKEIIPQCSYTKKQMDKHPEYQDVLSTQE; encoded by the coding sequence ATGGCGAATATAAAAAAGGGCGAGAATAAATTTTTTGTCGGAGATAAAGAAGAGGACCCTTTGGCTGAAATCACTTTTGAATCGGAAGGGTCCACGAAATTAGTTGTTGACCATACGTACGTATCAGAGGAACTTCGCGGGGAAGGTGTCGCCCAAGCTTTAGTAGAACGGATGGTTTCTTTTGCCCGTGAGGAAAAGAAAGAAATTATCCCTCAATGTTCCTATACAAAAAAACAAATGGATAAACATCCGGAATATCAGGATGTGCTTTCGACGCAAGAATGA
- a CDS encoding NRDE family protein, with protein MCLINFTWKAHEKYPLIIAANRDEFYERPTAPAHFWEDAPDLLAGRDLLQKGTWLGITKQGKFVALTNFRDPQQIAPGKASRGTIIKQFLTEDWDPLAFVEALQEHRDDYTGYNVIAGTLDEMYHYNNVHDELNEVNPGIHGLSNDSLNTPWPKVVKGKQALSAYTTQHSEIKTEALFRILSHTEQAPDEALPSTGVDLNFERQLSPLFIHTGNYGTRASTVLLIDNQGKVTFVERRFDQGAFAGEQSFSFEVADN; from the coding sequence ATGTGCCTGATTAATTTCACATGGAAAGCCCATGAAAAGTACCCACTCATCATTGCCGCAAATCGCGATGAATTTTACGAACGGCCTACGGCGCCGGCCCATTTCTGGGAAGACGCGCCGGACCTGTTGGCGGGACGCGATCTATTGCAAAAAGGAACATGGCTCGGCATCACAAAACAAGGGAAATTCGTGGCATTAACGAATTTTCGTGATCCGCAACAAATCGCCCCAGGCAAAGCTTCCCGGGGAACAATCATAAAACAGTTTTTAACGGAGGATTGGGACCCATTGGCGTTTGTGGAGGCTTTGCAGGAACATCGTGACGATTACACCGGTTATAACGTGATTGCCGGCACCCTTGACGAGATGTACCACTATAATAATGTTCACGATGAATTGAATGAGGTCAACCCCGGCATCCACGGGCTGAGCAATGATTCTTTAAATACACCTTGGCCCAAAGTCGTAAAAGGAAAACAGGCACTAAGCGCCTATACAACTCAACACAGTGAAATCAAAACAGAAGCGCTATTCCGGATACTTTCCCATACAGAACAAGCACCGGATGAAGCGTTGCCGTCAACCGGCGTTGATCTCAACTTTGAAAGACAGCTATCACCATTATTTATTCATACGGGCAATTACGGGACACGTGCCTCTACCGTGCTTCTCATCGACAACCAGGGAAAGGTAACCTTTGTGGAGCGGCGATTTGACCAAGGGGCATTCGCCGGAGAGCAGTCGTTTTCGTTTGAGGTTGCTGATAACTAG